ACTTGTGGCGTTACAACCCACAGTTGGCAGACGAGGGCAAGAACCCATTCTCACTCGACTCTAAGGAACCAGACTGGAGCAAGTTCCAAGACTTCCTGTTGGGCGAGGTTCGCTATCTCTCTGTAAAGAAGGCTTATCCTAACGAAGCACAGGAACTCTTCGACGCAGCTGAACAGATGGCAAAACTCCGCTACCAGAGCTATGTCCGCAAGACTAAGGAAGACTGGAGCATTGAAACTGCTGAATAATTCTATTCAACATACTATTATAAAGGAGATTCTCAAAAGGAATCTCCTTTTTTAAATTCCTCCCCGAAGCGCATTGGCCGCACCATATAACCAGTTTGATAGCTCCACAATCAGAAAGTTTTATAGGATATTCTGCCATTATTGCAGCAAAAAGTTAAAGAAATCTTCTGTCGTACAAAACATTTCCGTAACTTTGCCTCGGCAAATATGGAGATTGTTGCTTATGAACCTTTGTGAGATAATCACTATAAAATTTACAACGATTCTCGCTATATAACCATTTTGAAAGCACTTGCAAAATTTTGAATTCACGTAACTATGATTATCGGAGATTTAAGGGAAGTGAAAAGATATTACTGCCTTCATCCACGTATGAAGGAGGTATTCGAGTATGTTGCGAGCCACGATTTCAGGGACGTGGCGGCAGGAAGGATTGTGTTGGATGGCGAGAAGCTGTTCATCAATCTTGATGAAGTGGAGCTGAAGAGGAAGGAAGAACAAGTGTTGGAGGTACATCGCAGATATATTGATGTGCAGATACCACTCGTTCTGGAAGAAACATTCGGATGGTCGGC
The Prevotella sp. HUN102 genome window above contains:
- a CDS encoding YhcH/YjgK/YiaL family protein, coding for MIIGDLREVKRYYCLHPRMKEVFEYVASHDFRDVAAGRIVLDGEKLFINLDEVELKRKEEQVLEVHRRYIDVQIPLVLEETFGWSALANLGEADVPYSEEKDFAFYRQQAEVYVPVKPGQFIMFFPEDAHAPLIGKGRQRKLIVKVLV